Below is a genomic region from Polluticoccus soli.
ATCACCCTCTGGAAAGTAAGGTTAGATACTTTGAACAGGTCGTTCTTACCATCGTTGTTCGGGCTGAAGCCGGTTGGAACGAACAGGTTGTCACGATAGTCGATATCCACTTTCACTGTATCGAACGCGCGGCAGCCGTTGGCACCGATACCACCTGCGATATACGTAGTAGGTTCAGTTGGCGTAGCCACAGGGAACGAAGTGTTAGCGTTGTTTAAAGACCCTACAGGAGTCCAGTTGTAGATACGTGCACCGCTAGCCATCAGCTGCAGGCTTTGACCATACTTAACAAATGTATCGCGGGTGATGATCTTGATATCTGGCAGAGGTTTCACTGTTACCTTAGCCGAGATCGTATCGATACACCATACGCTATCATATACTGCGATCTTATAAATTGTGGTTTTCAGTGGTTTCAACACTGGATTAGCACAATCCCAGCAGCTAGCTTCTTTTGTATTAGACAGGATCTCATATTCACCTTTGTCGTTGATCTTATACCATTTGTAGGTAAAGCCACCGCCTTTAGCTTGCATTGGAGAACCTTCGTTGAAGCATATTGCTGTATCAGCAGGTACTACCGAATAGTTATGAACCGGAATGTAAACATCAGCCGAATCACTTACGTAGCAACCACTGCGACCTCTGCTTTCCATGTAATACTTAGTAGACTGTGGTATGTAAGCAAGCGGCTGCTGAATTGTAGAATCAGACAGGAACACTGATGGATACCAGATGTATTCAAACTTATAATCGTCTCTTACGTTCTCCGAATAATCGAAAGTAAACTCAGGACGTGCGTAGTTAGTTTTGATCTCGCTTGATGAGTTAGTAGCACAAACCGAATTTAAAATATTTGGTTTAGTAGCCAACCATGTTGTAGACAGATAATCTGTAGGTACAAAGCTTATCACAGGATCTTGAGTAGCGGTACCAGTGTTACCCGAGTAGCATATTTCTATCAGCAGGTTTTTAGAAGTATCCCAGCTATACGGCTCGGCAAATTTGAAACTGTTCAAACCGTTTACGAGTGTTTGTGCAGCTGCTGTATATTCTTGTTTCAAACCTGTTTGGAACGAGGTTTTTGACATTGATTTTTCGTCAGTACACTTGATCGAGATCTTGAAATTTTTGTATTCGTAAGCCGGATCAACAGAATTCACGTTAAACGAGAGTGCGCTGATCGTACCATATAATATACCAGATTCCAAAAGATCTGCCCTTCTGATTAGATATTGGTTCTTTACACTGTACGTATTAGTGATCAGTGTAGAGGTCAAAGGACCAAGTGTATCATAACCAGGACCAAGGCTACCTACTATTGCAACCTGCACAACATCTTTTGATGTAGACACCTGGGTAGTTCCGCAAGAGATCGGATTTACCGGTTTAGGACCGAACACTTTACCTTCCAGCTGCAGATAGTCAGGGCGGCAAAGGATGATCGGATTCTGAGGGAATACATCTACGCTGTTCAGCTGATCAACCTTCAGGGTTATTGTATCCCTGTTCTTACAAATAGATGGCAGATCGTTAGTATAAGCTATATAAGAAGTTTCTTTATTTGGCGTTGCATAAACGATCTGTCCTGTGTCAGCGCTCAGGCCTTGTGGTTTTCCACCGTCAGCGCCAGTCCAGTAAAGCTTGTAGCTATCTCCGCCCCTTACAAACAGCTCAACAGGGTTGCCACCCTTCAAACAGAAAGGTTTATCTGGACCAAGGTCGATAGTAGGCAATACCTTCAACAGGATAACCTTGTGAGATTTGAAAACGATTGGTGATGTTTGATCACAAGTAGAGTCTTTTGTTGTTACGATCAGGATGTGCTCGCCAAGGTTACCATAGTGCGGAGCCCAGCTGAATGTACCAGTTACATTAGTTGTGCCCTCTCCCACTACTGTGAACGATGCACCAGGGAAGTTGGTAAGGTTAGCTTCCATATACAGCGCCCTGTTAGGCAGCGTAGTGCTGGCCTTAACATCGAAATCGAATTTCACACCAGAGCAGGTAGTGAATTTATCTTTATCGTTTGATAACTCACCGAAGGTGATGTTCTGAGGATCGCTCAGGTTAGGAGCAGTACCATTACAGTTTAATATTGAAACCTGTACGTCGCGGTTACAAACACCCAGTTTGGTACCTGTTGCACGATCGTAGCTGGTAACTTTAAAGGCAACCACGTGCTGACCGGGGAACATTGCCGTAAATGTGGCAGTACCAGTAGTAGGATCGGTGTTATATGGATTCAAAGGTGCAGATGTCGCTGCGCCGATCGGATCTATCGCAGTGTAAGGAGTGCAATAGTTATAGAAAGAATTCCATTGATCGCGGGGAATTACGTTCTCAGTTACCAGAGAATCGCCAAATGGATCCAGTGGACCGTTCAGGTAAGTTGATGGAATACCAACACAAAGGTATGGCAGCGGCTGCACGGTAAATTTAGGCGTACCCTGATCGTACCTGAACTTGTTGTTGATGGTTGCATCTACAAAGATGTTACCCTGGGGGTTACAACCTGTACCAGAACCCGGCTGGCTGATATTTACGATACCACCATCGCGGCAGCACGAAGACCAGTAGAAAGTCCAGTCTGTTTGGGCAGAAGGCAGTGTTTTCGTACCCACACTACGTGTGTGTTTAAAACCCGGGTAAGGGTTCGAAGTATTTTGGCACTTACTCAGATTTTTTGCACCTGCACAAAGTTGATCTATGTCGTCAGCAACGCCATCCCATGTCATAGAGATCGAACGAGTATTATCGTTAACATACGGGGCATGGCCTGCCTGGGCAGAGAAAAAGTATACTGTACCTGCGCCACCTGCCGGATTGGTAGATGCATTACAAGAATAGTACAGATCCACTATTACGCGATAGGTAAGATCACCAGGACCTGTACCTGCATACTCAACCGTGATGTCGGCAGCAGCAAAGTGCGAGGCCTTAGCCATCTTGACATTGAGCGTCAAAAGCAGCAGAAGAACTGCAGAAAAAGCCCGAATCAAGGATTTGTGGGTGAATTTCATAGAATGAACAATTTTTATAACTAAGTAAAACAGCTTATTTGTTAAAGCAATTATAAAAGAAGACAGTTAGATTTCAAATATAGTTGGAATAATCCGCATTTCTAAATGATAATAATACTTAAATTTTAAAAAGATCCCGGTTTTCACCGGGATCTTATAAATATCGAAGTATTTAATTTGTCACCTCGGTTCGTTGTCGATCAAGTTACTTGATCAGGGTCACATTACCCTGGCGCGATATTTTGCGGCCAGTGTATGTTTCAGCTTCAATCGTATAGATATACACTCCTATCGGCTGAGGCTCACCATTGTAAGTACCATCCCATCCTTCTTCGATGTTGTTGGTCTCAAACATCTTCTGACCCCACCTGTTAAATACTATGAAGCTTTTCAGCCTTGCTTCGCCCAGGTGCAGGACTTTCAATTTCGAGTTGCGGCCCGGCGTAAACACGTTCGGCATATCGATCTCACTGTCAGCAGATATTAGTACATCTATCGAATCGGTTGTAGTACAACCAAACTCAGTAGTAGCCTTTACAACGTAGCGTGTATTGACTTCTGGTTTTGCCATTGGGTTCGAAACATTTGGATTGCTCAGACCCACAGGAGGGAACCAGTTGAAATACAGGGCGTTACCTTTAGGATCCATCTGGTGGCTCTGGCCAGGGAACAGTTTCACTGAAGCAGGCAGATCTATGATCGCCGCTGGTTTCACAGTCACTTTCACTTTAGCCGTATCGAAGCATCCGTTTGTATCGCGTGCATACACTGTATATAACTGTGTACCGGCAGGCCATACTGTTGGCAGCAGGCTTGTTACATCGCTGATATTTTCATTTGGCGTCCACATGAACGATTTCAGACCTGCACCTACCATTGTCAGTTGCGCTGTATCGCGAGGGCAGATCGCTGTGTCTGAAGACAGGAATACGAAGTCTGCAGGAAATACTGTCAGCGTAATGTCGTCATCGTCTTTACAACCTGCTGATGTTGATACTGTAGCTTTTAATGTGGTAGTAGCCAGTGCTTTAAATATCGGGTTCGGAATGTTAGAAGCAGTCAGCGCTGTACCAGGTGTCCAGTCATAAGTATATTTATATGCAGGTGTTACTGTAGCAACCAGTTGCATAGTATCGCCATGACACATAGCCGCATCCTCTTGTAGTGCCACTGTTGGGATTGGCTGTACCTCAATATCGAAACTGGCTATGCTATCCTTAGGACAGTTAACATGTTGGGCCTTCAATATGTATTTGAATTTACCCGTTTGTGGAGACACGCCTGGCGGTGTAATAGTTGGTGTCATGCTGGTTGGATCAGAGACTGAACTGTTGCCAATTGAGCCGTCCATTGCAGTCCATGAGTAAGTGTAGCGTGAGTCACCTACGGTATTCACCTTAACATTTTGACCAAGACAAATCGCGGTGTCAGGAGTTAGTATCTTGAAGCCGTCAAGCACATCCACTACTACCGTATCGAAACCTGTACAAGTATTATTAGTAGCACCAATTTGCACATAATAAGTGATATCTCCCTGAGGTGTCACCGTTGGTGTTTCAGCGGTAGCGCTGCTCAGGTAAGTAGGTGGGAACCATTTTACATTATATGTGACACCTGAAATGGGTTGCAGATTCAGGTCGAATGTAGAAGCAGTACCAGGACAAGTCAGGATATCAGTAAGCGGCGTAAACGTTGGTGTCGGCAGCATGTTGATCGTTACCGTATCCGCATTTTTAGCGCAGAATGCAGTTTGCTGAGAAATAACCCTATAAGATGTCTGACCATAAGCAGTAGCTACAGGAGCGCTGGTATTCGTGCTGCTTAACGTGCCCGGACCAGAGATCGTGCTCCACAGGAAGTTACCACCGCCAGCCACACTCAGCTGCACTGGTTGACCAGGGCAAACAGTTGTGTCATTGCTTGCTTTTGTAGCAGGCCATATAAATATAGGTATGGTTGAAATGTACGTGTACATGATACCGGGAGGATCGCAGGTAGAGTCGCGAACGGTAACAGACAGGTTGAACAGACCCGACTGGTTAGGACCAGGTGTCCAGCTGAATTCACCACGTACCGAGTCTGTTTTCTGACCGAAATATGCAGTAGTGGCCGCAGGTATCGAGAAATTATGGTTATCCTCACCAATAAGTATTGAGTTCGGGTTAGACGATTTCAGATCATATCCAAAACTCAGCGGCTGACCGGCACAACCTTGTATCTGGCCACCGACGGTAATAACTGAGGGTGGTGGTTTTGGAGTCACTACCGGAGCCGTAGCACCGCAGTTACCAATTACCTGCACCTGCACATCACGAAGAATAGAACCGATCAGTAAACCATTGCGGAATTCGCGGGTACGTACTGAAAGTGTATATGCACCAACTACTGGAGCGGTAAAGTTCATTTGACCGGTCGCAGCATTTAGTGTAAAAGTATTTGCAGTCTGTATCGGGTTGCTAGGGAGCGCGTAGTTAGGATAAGGCGGAGCCACCGGGTTGTTGAACGGAGCAGCTGTCGGGTTTGAAGAGCACGAACCTGCAGTATTATATGGCTGCTGAACGTCGCTCGAAAGTGAGTCGCCATTCGGGTCAACCGCACCA
It encodes:
- a CDS encoding gliding motility-associated C-terminal domain-containing protein yields the protein MKFTHKSLIRAFSAVLLLLLTLNVKMAKASHFAAADITVEYAGTGPGDLTYRVIVDLYYSCNASTNPAGGAGTVYFFSAQAGHAPYVNDNTRSISMTWDGVADDIDQLCAGAKNLSKCQNTSNPYPGFKHTRSVGTKTLPSAQTDWTFYWSSCCRDGGIVNISQPGSGTGCNPQGNIFVDATINNKFRYDQGTPKFTVQPLPYLCVGIPSTYLNGPLDPFGDSLVTENVIPRDQWNSFYNYCTPYTAIDPIGAATSAPLNPYNTDPTTGTATFTAMFPGQHVVAFKVTSYDRATGTKLGVCNRDVQVSILNCNGTAPNLSDPQNITFGELSNDKDKFTTCSGVKFDFDVKASTTLPNRALYMEANLTNFPGASFTVVGEGTTNVTGTFSWAPHYGNLGEHILIVTTKDSTCDQTSPIVFKSHKVILLKVLPTIDLGPDKPFCLKGGNPVELFVRGGDSYKLYWTGADGGKPQGLSADTGQIVYATPNKETSYIAYTNDLPSICKNRDTITLKVDQLNSVDVFPQNPIILCRPDYLQLEGKVFGPKPVNPISCGTTQVSTSKDVVQVAIVGSLGPGYDTLGPLTSTLITNTYSVKNQYLIRRADLLESGILYGTISALSFNVNSVDPAYEYKNFKISIKCTDEKSMSKTSFQTGLKQEYTAAAQTLVNGLNSFKFAEPYSWDTSKNLLIEICYSGNTGTATQDPVISFVPTDYLSTTWLATKPNILNSVCATNSSSEIKTNYARPEFTFDYSENVRDDYKFEYIWYPSVFLSDSTIQQPLAYIPQSTKYYMESRGRSGCYVSDSADVYIPVHNYSVVPADTAICFNEGSPMQAKGGGFTYKWYKINDKGEYEILSNTKEASCWDCANPVLKPLKTTIYKIAVYDSVWCIDTISAKVTVKPLPDIKIITRDTFVKYGQSLQLMASGARIYNWTPVGSLNNANTSFPVATPTEPTTYIAGGIGANGCRAFDTVKVDIDYRDNLFVPTGFSPNNDGKNDLFKVSNLTFQRVIEFRVFNRWGQEVFMANDNRGWDGAWKGEPQDMDTYTYTIKVGFPDGYIETYRGNTTLIR
- a CDS encoding gliding motility-associated C-terminal domain-containing protein; protein product: MRKNSSYLLTLLVLLLFAAKPTEVKASHAAGGEIIYEWISDSTYRVFFKFYRDCTGAGAPTSQPLCYKNSCNSTVYQTTMAVYPGVIPPGVPNGSPVALGCSPSLYPTNCTNTSSSIPGYHEWWYYADVTLPFQCNYWTFYTFIGNRNPSNNLAGSTGLYFYTETTFDNTGSFQGNSSPYFSNKPIPYVCVNVPFQFNNGAVDPNGDSLSSDVQQPYNTAGSCSSNPTAAPFNNPVAPPYPNYALPSNPIQTANTFTLNAATGQMNFTAPVVGAYTLSVRTREFRNGLLIGSILRDVQVQVIGNCGATAPVVTPKPPPSVITVGGQIQGCAGQPLSFGYDLKSSNPNSILIGEDNHNFSIPAATTAYFGQKTDSVRGEFSWTPGPNQSGLFNLSVTVRDSTCDPPGIMYTYISTIPIFIWPATKASNDTTVCPGQPVQLSVAGGGNFLWSTISGPGTLSSTNTSAPVATAYGQTSYRVISQQTAFCAKNADTVTINMLPTPTFTPLTDILTCPGTASTFDLNLQPISGVTYNVKWFPPTYLSSATAETPTVTPQGDITYYVQIGATNNTCTGFDTVVVDVLDGFKILTPDTAICLGQNVKVNTVGDSRYTYSWTAMDGSIGNSSVSDPTSMTPTITPPGVSPQTGKFKYILKAQHVNCPKDSIASFDIEVQPIPTVALQEDAAMCHGDTMQLVATVTPAYKYTYDWTPGTALTASNIPNPIFKALATTTLKATVSTSAGCKDDDDITLTVFPADFVFLSSDTAICPRDTAQLTMVGAGLKSFMWTPNENISDVTSLLPTVWPAGTQLYTVYARDTNGCFDTAKVKVTVKPAAIIDLPASVKLFPGQSHQMDPKGNALYFNWFPPVGLSNPNVSNPMAKPEVNTRYVVKATTEFGCTTTDSIDVLISADSEIDMPNVFTPGRNSKLKVLHLGEARLKSFIVFNRWGQKMFETNNIEEGWDGTYNGEPQPIGVYIYTIEAETYTGRKISRQGNVTLIK